A stretch of DNA from Acidobacteriota bacterium:
ATCGCGATAAGCTCGACGCGATCATCGGCCCTTCGAACGCGCCGACGTGGATGATAGACACGGTAAATGGCGACTGCGGTTCGGGGTATATTTCGAGTTCGTCGCTGGCGGCGGTTGCGGGATATCCGAACATCACGGTTCCGGCAGCCTTTTCGAAGGAACTGCCGCTCGGGATCTCGTTTTTCGGGAAGGCGTTCACCGAGGCGAAGCTTATCGGCATCGCCTATGCTTTCGAACAGGCGTCAAAGGCCCGAAGGCAGCCGAAGCTTATGCCGACGTTCGCTTAAGACGTGCTGATCATTTGAGGGTTTTCGCGGCGATCGACCGAAGGCCTTCGAGCACCATGTCGTCCTCAAAGGCATCTACTGACGGAAGGTCCGCGGCAAGGACGCGGCTAAATCCGCCTGTGGCAACGACCTTTGGCCGATGGTCCGGATCTTCCGCCATCATCGCATTCGATACGCGAGCGATGAGCCCCTCGGCAAGAGCGACCGTGCCGTTATAAACACCTGAAAGAATAGCGTCGTAGGTAGTTTGGCCGATCAAGGTTTCGGGCCGGGCGATCGTCACTTTTGGCAGCAACGAGGTCTTTGAATGCAGGCCGTCGGCCATGATCCCGAGCCCCGGAGCGATGATGCCGCCAATGAACTCGAGCTTCGAATTCACAGCATCGACCACAGTCGCCGTGCCGAAGCTGCAGATGATGACGGGCGCATTGTATTTCTCGACCGCGGCGAATGCGGAAACCAAGCGGTCTGCGCCGACGTGCGAAGGCGGCGAGTATTTAATGACAAAGCCGAAGTCGGTCTTTTCATCGACAAAGACGGGAGTTACTTTGAAAAGCTCGCGGGTCGCCCGGGTCAGCGTCGCGTTTACCTCCGGGACGACGGACGCGGCGATGACGTGGTCCACTCGGACGAACTTTTGAGCTACAAAACGCAGGCGATCAAAGAAAAGCTCTTCGGGTTCATAGTCGCGCCAGGTGGCGACCGAAAAGCGGTCGAGGGTATTGCCCGGTTCGTAAATGCCGAACTTAATAGCTGAATTGCCGATATCGATTGCCAGAAGCATATGCGAAAAAAACGGAAAGCAGGAGTAGATCCCGATCTCCGTTTGGCGAAAGTAAAGTTGAAATTAGATCATCCCTGAAGCGGAAGGCCGTCGTAAACAAGCTGCCAGCCATTGACCCTGCTCGTCCTGAGGCTCTTTGAGAACCAGTGCAACGCGGCCTTTGGGTCGTCATAGATCTGGACGGCCGGCAAAGCCTCACGCGGATCGACGCGGCAGATCGCGGCTCCGACGGGAGCGCTCTTGATGCACAAAAGAGCGATCATATTCTCTTTCTGCATCACAGCCGTGCGAAGCGTCACATCGTCATTGACGAGCTCAAACTCATCGAACGCCTCAAGTGCTTCTTCAAACTCTTCGTCGAACTCTTCGTCAAACTCGAACTCGGGCTTTGCTTCAAACTCGTTACTCATAAGACCAAGCTACAACGTTACACCGTGCGGATGGAAAGTTCAAAGAGACGCCGGATCGGCACGAAGCTGCTCGACGTCGCCGGCCTGAATAATGACGATCTCGCCATCGTCCTTTCTTAGGCGCAAGGCGCCGCTCGGCTCGAGCCCGTCGGTCGTTCCGATCAGCGTTTGGTCGAAGGCTCGGACCGTGACCCGTTTTCCGGCGAAGTAGGTCGAACGATCTCGCCAGTCGCTGAGAATGGCCGCTGGGCCGCCGGCAGCCGTTAGCTTTTCATAAAGCCGCGAGATACTACCGGTCAGGATCGCCGTCAATTGCTCGGGCGTCGGGACTCGTTCCGGATCCTTGAGAACATCCTCGATCGATGTCGCCCGGTCGGCGAGATCGGGCGGAAAGTTTGAGCTGCGAATGTTTATCCCGATGCCGAGAACAACCGCGAGCCCTGCGTCCGTCATCGTCGTCTCGGCGAGGATGCCGGAGATCTTCTTTTCATCGATCAACACATCGTTGACCCATTTGATATCGGGCGAGAGGCCGAGTTCCGTAAGTGTTTCGTGAACGGCGACGCCCGCCATCAAGGTAATAAGCGGAAGCGATTCGGGCGGCAATGCGGGGCGAAGGATGATCGAAAAGGCAACCCCGGCGTCGCGTTCGGAGACCCACGTTCTGCCATGGCGGCCTCGGCCGGCGGTCTGCTGACGGGCGATGACGCAGGTGCCTTCATCCGCACCGCCGCGAGCCATTTCGAGGGCCTCGGTGTTGGTGGAATCGATGGAGTCGAATAAAAGGAGAGTAATGTTCATCAGACGATATAAGACCAGCGTTCGATATCTACGTTCCACTTTCCGAGCTCTTTCCGCATCAGAACATATCGACCATCTATTCCCATCCGAGTAACAAAAAACAATGCTTTCGATCCGTCTTCACTGTAGCCGATCTTCGACAAAAAGAATGGCAAAGTGGAATTTGGGAACGCGTCAGACACTGCCTTTTCACGCCGAAAGCCGGGTTCTAAGTCGTCGGTTAATGCTTTGAGTTGGTCCGAAGAGACGAGCTGATATCGAAAAGAGAGTTTGAAATCATTTGAGAGTTCGCTAGAACTCGACGCGGTTTCTGCTAAGGCTCGGATCAGCGAGTGATCTAGTTCTCCTGGATGAAATCGCTTCGGCACCTTTTCGATAAAGGCCTCCCCGGCATCGTCGGAGATTGTATTGCTACATATCAACAATACTGGGCTGAATTCGTTAAATTTTACCGACTGCTCCAAATATGCCGAATAGACTTCATAATCGTCCGGGATTGGGGCTTCAGAATGATCGACCGGATCTGAACAGCTTGAAAGAACAAAAGTAACCAGTAAGAGAAGCGCTACGATACCGGACTTTCTCATATCAAATGGGCCTCCAGAGCGAATCGATATAGAAATCCTCGTCATTCAAAAACTCAGCCTCGATCGCAAAGCCGCTTTCCGATGAGAACTCTTCGAGCATCGCGTGCGTGTATTTTTGCGAGATCTCCATAAAGATCGGCTCCCATTGTTCGAAGTCGAATGACCGGCCAAGAGCCTCGATGTGGACGGTCTGCTTTTCGCGGCTGATCAGGAACGAGCGGGCGGCGCATTCGACCGGGCGGTATTGGGCGTAATGCGAGAACTTCGCGGGGTCAAAATCACCGCCGAGCTCGCGATTGATGCGCGTCAATAGATTCAGGTTGAAAGCGGCCGTCACGCCCTGTGGGTCGTCGTAGGCAGCGACGATCACCCGCGGGTCTTTCTGCATATCAAAGCCGATGAAGAGCCGGTCGTTCGGGTTCATTACGCCGCGAAGACTGCGGAAAAAATTAACGGCTTTTTCGCGTAGGAAATTGCCGATGTTTGAGCCGAGGAACATCAGCACTTTTCGGCGTCCGTTACCGTTCTTTAGTGAATCGAGGACCTGGAAATAATCGCCGGTGTGCGGGCGGATCTCGAGGCTCGGGAATTTTTCGTGGAAGCGGGCCTCAAGCACCGCATTGGCCTCCTGCGAGATGTCGATCGGGCTATAGGTGAAGTCGAGGCCCTTCGCGAGAAAGTGCTCGATAAGCACCGCCGTTTTTGCACCGTCGCCGGCACCGAGCTCGATCAGGTCGATACCTTCAGCACCATCGGAAAATGCTTTGAGGATGTCATCGCTTTGGTCCTCGAAGATCTTGAGCTCGGCCCGAGTCGGGTAATACTCGGGGAGCTTCATAATCTCCATGAAAAGCCGCGAACCTTCGTCGTCGTAAAAGTAGCGCGACGAAAGCCGCTTCGGCGTTGCCGAAAGCCCGGCAAGCACGTCCTCGGCAAACTGCGAAAGCTCCGGTGTCGGTGATGGCTGCATACAAATTGATAATCCGTAGCGGTTGTGAAACTAGCGAGCAAGCCGGATTCCCGTGAACTGCCAGCGCAGATGCGGGTGGAAAAAGTTTCGGTAACTCGGCCGGCTGTGGCCTTCGGGCGTGGCTACAGAAGCACCGCGAAGGACCATCTGGTTGATCATGAATTTGCCGTTGTATTCGCCGACCGCTCCGCCCGGTTTTCTGAATCCGGGATAAGGCAAGTAAGCCGAATTGGTCCATTCCCAGCGTTTGCCCCAATCGAAATTGGCATTCGCGGCCTCCCATTCAAACTCGGTCGGGAGCCGCATTCCTTTCCACTCGGCAAACGCCGCCGCTTCATAAAATGAGACGTGGCAAAGCGGCGCCTCGGGCGGCAGTTTTCTGAGCCCGCCCAAGGTGAAGTAATGCCATTCGCCGTCGATGTTATTCCAATAGAGTGGGGCGTTGACCTGCTCGCGGTTCACCCAATCCAAGCCCTCGGCGTGCCAGAGTTCGTGCCGCCGGTATCCGCCGTCATTGATGAATTCGAGAAATTCGGCGTTCGTGACCAGCCGATCCGCGATCGAGAAATCGCGAAGAAGCACTTCGTGGCGGGCGAGTTCGTTGTCAAAGCAAAAGCCGTCGCCGTCGTAGCCGATCTCGAAGATGCCCCCTTTGATATCCACGAACTGGCCGCCCGCTAACGCAGGCGGTTCTGACAGTTCCTCGGTTGCGTAGCCTTCACGGTACGCGGGGAAGAGCGGGTTGACGCTGAACGTGTACTTCAGATCGGTCAGGAAAAGCTCCTGATGCTGTTGCTCGTGGTTGCAGCCGAGCACGACGAGCTCGCGAAGCTCGTCACTGTCATTTGCCGCAAGGAGTTCGAGCATTTTTTCGTCGACATACTTCCGGAACTCAAATACCCTTTTCACCGTCGGACGCGAGAGGTCGCCGCGGTTGTCGCGGGCGGTGCGTTCGCCGATGGTGTTGTAGTAGCTGTTGAAGAGAAAGCCGAAATCGGGGTCAAAGACCTCGTAACCCGACGCGAACTTTTTGAGGATCATCTCCTCAAAGAACCAGGTCGTGTGTGCGATGTTCCACTTTGGCGGCGAGACATCGACGGTCGGCTGCGGAATGTAGTCCTCGATCTCGAGCGGCGAGCAAAGCTCTTCGGTATGAGCACGGACGGACTTGTAAAGCTCGGGCAGGGCGTCAGCCTTCGCTGCGGGTTTCGGGACGGGACGCATTCCATTATTAAAACAAATGCGCCAGCGTATTCAAAGAATTAGTTTCTATCGGCAGCCCGGATCTTGAGCAATGCTTCGCGGGCCGTTTCAGCGAGATAAGGGTCGGCGGCGGCAATGCTGCGCTCGAGGGCAGGGATCGCTTCGGGGCGGCCGAAAGCGCCGAGGGCGAATGCGGCCTCGCGGCGGGTATCATTGGCCTCACGCGTATCGGAAAGAACTTTAACGAGCAGATCGACCGTTGGGCCGCTTTCGGAATTTATGCGGTTTGCCTTGAGTGCAAGCGGGTCGCCGGTTTCCTTGAATCTCTCAGGGAGAAAACTCTGCGGGGTGGTCACTCGCGTGCCGCCGGTGCGGATAAGTTCGGCGACCTGCCCGAGCGAACGCGCGGCCGCTCGGCGGAGCATTTCGTCGTCTTCTTTTGGCCGATTTTTGAGGATGGCTGAGAGCGGGCCGATCGCTTCGATGTCGCCGACCATCCCAAGTGCGATGGCGGCGGCCGTTCGGACTTCGCGGTCTCTGTCTCGTCGGAGCACTCCTGCAAGCCGCGGCGTAGCTGACCAATGTCCGACGGTTCCGAGTGCAAAGGCAGCCTCTTTTCTTACAAATGGCGAGCGGTCACCGAGCAACGGAAGGAGCACGTCAGCCGCTTCGCTCACCGGCAAAAATACGACCGACGAGGCAGCGGTTGCCCGGACGATGTCGTCGGGGTCTTTCAATGCGGGAACGGCAAGTGCCGAGGCCGCCGGGTCGCGGCGGTTCCTTATCTCAAACAGCGCGTTGCGTTTCTGTTCGGAAGTGCCGGTGGCTAGCGTCTGCCGAATGCGGTCGGGTTCAAATGGAGTCGAAAGCCCTTGCGAAAGAGCTGTAGAAGTTACGGAAGAAAGAATAGCGGTCAAAACCAAAAGCCGGCCGCAAAGAGCCGCACGGAGCCAATATTGTTCAATAACGCTCCGGGAAATGCTCATACCGCACGGCGGACGCCCTGCTGACGCACCCATTCGACGACCTGCCGTGCCCGCTTGTTCTCGTATGAATCGGACAAAGCGAAAATGACGTCCTCAAATGAATTGTTATCGCGGAGCGAACGCAAAGATCGGCCTGATGCAGGTTGGTAGATCGGCTGGGGTGAACGGGTGTGTTTTGAGACAACTTTGTCTTCGCTTTGCTTGACCATCTTTTTTTCCTCCGAGAGGGCAGACGGTCGAGCCTGAAGACGGCAATGTCAGGTGGTGACCGGCTGCGCTTTGTTGGATATCATCATTAAACGCTTAGTCGAAAACCGCATTTGAACGGTGCAAATAGAATAACATGACAAGTATTTTCGCGGCAACCGGAATTTGAGGCTTCCCAATTGCGGTTCGAGCCGGTTAAAAGTGGATAGCATTAGTGTTTTCCGTTAAACTGATTGTTTACCATTTCGATAAGCTCTCGCGGCGTTGTGCGTCTTCGAGGCAAGGATCGTGGCCATATGGACGAAAAGTATTTTCCGAAAAAGATCGAGGCAAAGTGGCAGGCTCATTGGGCTGAGAACAAGTCGTTTCAGGTGCAGGTCGATGACGATCTGCCCAAGTTTTACCAGCTCGAAATGCTTCCGTATCCATCCGGAAACCTTCATATGGGGCACGTTCGGAATTATTCCGTTGGCGATGCCGTCGCCTGGTACAAGCGGCTGAAAGGCTTTAATGTCTTGCACCCGATCGGCTGGGATTCTTTCGGACAGCCGGCCGAGGATGCCGCGGTTAAGCGAAAAGTGAACCCGCGCGACTGGACCGAAGAGAATATCAAGGCGATGCGCGGTCAGCTTCAACGCCTGGGCCTGAGCTACGATTGGTCCCGAGAGATCGCCGCCCATCGGCCCGAATATTACAAGTTTGACCAGTGGTTCTTCCTCAAAATGTATGACAAGGGCCTGGCGTATAAGAAGCTGACGCAGGTCAATTGGTGCGAGACTGATCAGGCCACGCTTTCCAACGAACAGGCTAGCGGCGGGCTCTGCTGGCGGTGCGGAAATCCGGTAACGAAACGCGATCTTGAGCAATGGTTCTTCAAGACGACGGCCTATGCCGATGAACTGCTTGACGGGCTCGAGAGCATCGGCGGCGGATGGCCGGCGAATGTGCTCAAGCGTCAGCGGGACTGGATCGGGCGATCTGAAGGCGCATACATCGATTTTGCGGTGCGTGTGCCCGGAAAGACGGGAAGCCTTAAGCCGGAGGACCGCCGGACGATCAAGGTCTTTACGACGCGGATCGACACGATCTACGGAGCTACGGCGATCGTGCTCGCTCCGGAACATCCGATCGTTCAGGAATTTGCGGGCGAGTTTTCGGCTGAGGTCCACGCAAAGATCGCCGAGATCCTCGCCGAAAAGGCAAAGCCGGCCGATCATGAGGCCGAGGTCGAAAAGGACGGGATCGAGATCGGCTTGAACGCCGTTAATCCTTTCAACAGTGAGCTGGTGCCGATATGGGTCGGAAATTACGTGATGATGGAATACGGCACCGGTGCCGTTATGAGCGTTCCGGCCCACGACGAACGTGATTTCGAGTTCGCAACGAAATTCGGCCTGCCGATCCGCCAGGTGATCTCAGAACCGCACATGGCCCATGAGCATCACACGATGCACGCGCTTGCTCTTGAGCAGCCTTTCACCTCTTCCGGAGTGCTTGTCCATTCGGACTATTGGAACGGCAAAGCGAGCGAGGCCGCGATCGAGGAAATGACGCATCACGCCCAGCTTCACGGCTTTGGCGAGCCCGCGACGACCTACAAGCTGCGCGATTGGGGCATTTCGCGTCAGCGTTTCTGGGGCTCGCCGATCCCGATCGTATATTGCGATGCATGCGGAACGGTGCCGGTGCATTTTGATGATCTGCCGGTCGAGCTTCCCGAGAATGCTCCGATCACCGGAACGGGCGAGTCACCGCTTTCGAAAGTGACGGAGTTCGTCGAAACTGCCTGCCCGAAGTGCGAAGGGCCCGCCCGGCGGGAAACGGATACGATGGATACGTTCGTCGATTCCTCTTGGTATTACTTCCGCTACACGGATCCGGAAAACGAGGTGCTTCCTTTCTCGCCGGACATTGCCGGCTACTGGACTCCGGTCGATCAATACATAGGCGGGGACGACCATGCGGTGATGCACCTGATCTACACGCGTTTTTGGACAAAGGTGATGCGAGACATCGACCTTTTGTCGCTCGACGAACCGGTAACACGTCTGCTGACGCAAGGGATGGTCGTTGGTGAGACGTTCTTTGACGACGAGACCGGGAAGCGGATCTATTTTCCGCCCGATCAAGTGGAAGTCGAACGAGACGCGAAGGGGAAGATCGTTAGTGCATACAAGCGGAGCGCGGACACTCCTGTCCGCATGAGCGTCGCTTCGACGCGAAAGGGCGCGGATGACGCTGAGGCTACGGACGGAAGCGGCAGTCTCGCCGGAGGAACCGGCGATGCGGACAAGAGTGTCCGCACTCCTCTCAAGTTCGCGATCGAGCGGATGTCGAAGTCGAAGGGCAATGGCGTTGATCCCGATGAGATGGTCGAGATCTATGGGGCCGATGCGGCGCGACTTTTTGTGCTCTTTGCCGCTCCGGTCGAGAACGAACTTGTTTGGAACGAGGCAGGTATCGAGGGAGCCGTCAGGTTTCTGCAGCGTATCTGGCGGTTTGTCTATAAATGGAAAGACTCGTTCGGCAACGGTGCTCCTGCGGCCGAACAGGGCGAAGCTGCACGCAAACTAAGGCGAAAGACGCACCAAACCATTCGGCGGATCGACCTGAGCCTCGACACGTTGCAGTTCAACACGCCGGTCGCGGCGCTGATGGAGCTCTGTAATGCGCTTTACGAATCAGGCATTGAACCCGAAACTGCAACGGCCGATGAAATATCCGCCGTGCAAGAGGGGGTGACGAGCCTCGTTCTGATGTTGACGCCGTTCGCACCGCACGCGGCTGAAGAGCTTTATGCGGTTCTGATCGGGAACGACAAAGGATTGCTGGCAAATGGGGCGAGGTTTCCCGAGTTTAGCGAGGAAATGGCCGCAGA
This window harbors:
- a CDS encoding type III pantothenate kinase yields the protein MLLAIDIGNSAIKFGIYEPGNTLDRFSVATWRDYEPEELFFDRLRFVAQKFVRVDHVIAASVVPEVNATLTRATRELFKVTPVFVDEKTDFGFVIKYSPPSHVGADRLVSAFAAVEKYNAPVIICSFGTATVVDAVNSKLEFIGGIIAPGLGIMADGLHSKTSLLPKVTIARPETLIGQTTYDAILSGVYNGTVALAEGLIARVSNAMMAEDPDHRPKVVATGGFSRVLAADLPSVDAFEDDMVLEGLRSIAAKTLK
- a CDS encoding HEAT repeat domain-containing protein, whose amino-acid sequence is MSISRSVIEQYWLRAALCGRLLVLTAILSSVTSTALSQGLSTPFEPDRIRQTLATGTSEQKRNALFEIRNRRDPAASALAVPALKDPDDIVRATAASSVVFLPVSEAADVLLPLLGDRSPFVRKEAAFALGTVGHWSATPRLAGVLRRDRDREVRTAAAIALGMVGDIEAIGPLSAILKNRPKEDDEMLRRAAARSLGQVAELIRTGGTRVTTPQSFLPERFKETGDPLALKANRINSESGPTVDLLVKVLSDTREANDTRREAAFALGAFGRPEAIPALERSIAAADPYLAETAREALLKIRAADRN
- a CDS encoding biotin--[acetyl-CoA-carboxylase] ligase; this translates as MNITLLLFDSIDSTNTEALEMARGGADEGTCVIARQQTAGRGRHGRTWVSERDAGVAFSIILRPALPPESLPLITLMAGVAVHETLTELGLSPDIKWVNDVLIDEKKISGILAETTMTDAGLAVVLGIGINIRSSNFPPDLADRATSIEDVLKDPERVPTPEQLTAILTGSISRLYEKLTAAGGPAAILSDWRDRSTYFAGKRVTVRAFDQTLIGTTDGLEPSGALRLRKDDGEIVIIQAGDVEQLRADPASL
- the egtD gene encoding L-histidine N(alpha)-methyltransferase, with product MQPSPTPELSQFAEDVLAGLSATPKRLSSRYFYDDEGSRLFMEIMKLPEYYPTRAELKIFEDQSDDILKAFSDGAEGIDLIELGAGDGAKTAVLIEHFLAKGLDFTYSPIDISQEANAVLEARFHEKFPSLEIRPHTGDYFQVLDSLKNGNGRRKVLMFLGSNIGNFLREKAVNFFRSLRGVMNPNDRLFIGFDMQKDPRVIVAAYDDPQGVTAAFNLNLLTRINRELGGDFDPAKFSHYAQYRPVECAARSFLISREKQTVHIEALGRSFDFEQWEPIFMEISQKYTHAMLEEFSSESGFAIEAEFLNDEDFYIDSLWRPI
- a CDS encoding leucine--tRNA ligase, yielding MDEKYFPKKIEAKWQAHWAENKSFQVQVDDDLPKFYQLEMLPYPSGNLHMGHVRNYSVGDAVAWYKRLKGFNVLHPIGWDSFGQPAEDAAVKRKVNPRDWTEENIKAMRGQLQRLGLSYDWSREIAAHRPEYYKFDQWFFLKMYDKGLAYKKLTQVNWCETDQATLSNEQASGGLCWRCGNPVTKRDLEQWFFKTTAYADELLDGLESIGGGWPANVLKRQRDWIGRSEGAYIDFAVRVPGKTGSLKPEDRRTIKVFTTRIDTIYGATAIVLAPEHPIVQEFAGEFSAEVHAKIAEILAEKAKPADHEAEVEKDGIEIGLNAVNPFNSELVPIWVGNYVMMEYGTGAVMSVPAHDERDFEFATKFGLPIRQVISEPHMAHEHHTMHALALEQPFTSSGVLVHSDYWNGKASEAAIEEMTHHAQLHGFGEPATTYKLRDWGISRQRFWGSPIPIVYCDACGTVPVHFDDLPVELPENAPITGTGESPLSKVTEFVETACPKCEGPARRETDTMDTFVDSSWYYFRYTDPENEVLPFSPDIAGYWTPVDQYIGGDDHAVMHLIYTRFWTKVMRDIDLLSLDEPVTRLLTQGMVVGETFFDDETGKRIYFPPDQVEVERDAKGKIVSAYKRSADTPVRMSVASTRKGADDAEATDGSGSLAGGTGDADKSVRTPLKFAIERMSKSKGNGVDPDEMVEIYGADAARLFVLFAAPVENELVWNEAGIEGAVRFLQRIWRFVYKWKDSFGNGAPAAEQGEAARKLRRKTHQTIRRIDLSLDTLQFNTPVAALMELCNALYESGIEPETATADEISAVQEGVTSLVLMLTPFAPHAAEELYAVLIGNDKGLLANGARFPEFSEEMAADDKIEVVIQVNGKLRSKITASPGQGIEELETAALADAKAQEFIAGKEVVKVVVVPDKLVNIVVKG
- a CDS encoding ergothioneine biosynthesis protein EgtB, with amino-acid sequence MRPVPKPAAKADALPELYKSVRAHTEELCSPLEIEDYIPQPTVDVSPPKWNIAHTTWFFEEMILKKFASGYEVFDPDFGFLFNSYYNTIGERTARDNRGDLSRPTVKRVFEFRKYVDEKMLELLAANDSDELRELVVLGCNHEQQHQELFLTDLKYTFSVNPLFPAYREGYATEELSEPPALAGGQFVDIKGGIFEIGYDGDGFCFDNELARHEVLLRDFSIADRLVTNAEFLEFINDGGYRRHELWHAEGLDWVNREQVNAPLYWNNIDGEWHYFTLGGLRKLPPEAPLCHVSFYEAAAFAEWKGMRLPTEFEWEAANANFDWGKRWEWTNSAYLPYPGFRKPGGAVGEYNGKFMINQMVLRGASVATPEGHSRPSYRNFFHPHLRWQFTGIRLAR